One window from the genome of Andrena cerasifolii isolate SP2316 chromosome 3, iyAndCera1_principal, whole genome shotgun sequence encodes:
- the Sra-1 gene encoding cytoplasmic FMR1-interacting protein Sra-1: MATEKVTLGDALSNVDVLDEFTLPDEQPCIEAQPCSVVYQANFDTNFEDRNGFVTGIAKYIEEATVHASLNELLEEGLKHAVMLYTWRCCSRAIPQPKSNEQPNRVEIYEKTVEVLAPEVNKLLNFMYFQRKAIERFSGEVKRLCHHEKRKDFVSEAYLLTLGKFINMFAVLDELKNMKSSVKNDYSTYRRAAQFLKVMSDSQTLQESQNLSMFLATQNKIRDTVKENLEKIAGYEELLADVVNICVHMFETKMYLTPNEKHMLVKVMGFGLFLMDSELCNINKLDQKKKLKLDRIDRIFKNLEVVPLFGDMQIAPFNYIKRSKHFDASRWPLSSSSNSISPQADLMVHLPQIREDHVKYISELARYSNEVTTTYKECGSDGENRDTAELALRGLQLLSQWTSVVTELYSWKLLHPTDHHMNKECPQEAEEYERATRYNYTDEEKFALMEVIAMIKGLQVLMARMETVFIDAIRRNIYAELQDFVQLTLREPLRKAIKNKKDLIRSIIVSVRETCADWHFGVEPLGDPALKGKKDPDNGFGIKVPRRNVGPSSTQLYMVRTMLESLIADKSGGKRTLRKDIDGQYLVQIDQFHKTSFYWSYLLNFSESLQDCCDLSQLWYREFYLEMTMGRKIQKCQVRHQHNEECSDLITMEKRIQFPIEMSMPWILTDHILRSKEPSMMEYVLYPLDLYNDSALYALTIFRKQFLYDEVEAEVNLCFDQFVYKLSEQIFAHYKQLAASILLDKRFRVECVALGAYLLPYPRANRYETLLKQRHVQLLGRSIDLNRLITQRINADMQKSLDLAISKFESGDITGVVELEGLLQVNRLTHKLLSKWLALDEYDAMFREANHNVLAPYGRITLHVFWELNYDFLPNYCYNAATNRFVKCRGLQFVQPVHRDKPLQMSHHYLWGSKQLNLAYSTQYGQYSGFVGPQHFRTMCKLLGYQGIAVVMEELLKIVKSLIQGSLHQFTKTLMEAMPKVCKLPRYDYGSPGVLGYYHAQLNDIVQYPDAKTELFHNFREFGNTILFCLLMEQALSQEEVCDLLHAAPFQNILPRPYCKEGEKPETKQKRLEAKYAALQIVPNVDKLGTAKQAMIAREGDLLTRERLCCGLSIFEVVLSRLRSFLDDPIWVGPPPANGVMNIDECTEFHRLWSALQFVYCIPVGDTEFTVEELFGEGLHWAGCTMIVLLGQQRRFEALDFCYHILRVQRVDGKDENVKGIHLKRMVDRIRRFQVLNSQIFAVLNKYLKSGDSDATSVEHVRCFPPPIHPSLAHAQQQHYHTPEYLRQMNHQ, encoded by the exons ATGGCTACCGAGAAAGTaactttaggcgatgccttgTCCAACGTCGATGTGCTCGACGAATTTACATTACCCGATGAACAGCCATGTATCGAAGCGCAGCCCTGTTCTGTGGTGTATCAAGCCAATTTTGATACTAATTTTGAGGACAGAAATGGTTTTGTTACCGGTATTGCTAAATATATTGAAGAAGCTACGGTTCACGCCAGCTTG AATGAATTATTAGAGGAAGGTTTGAAACATGCCGTGATGTTATATACATGGAGATGCTGCTCCCGTGCAATTCCTCAGCCGAAGTCTAACGAACAACCAAATCGAGTAGAGATTTATGAAAAGACTGTAGAAGTATTAGCACCAGAAGTAAATAAGTTATTGAACTTTATGTATTTCCAA AGAAAGGCGATCGAAAGGTTTTCCGGGGAAGTAAAACGTTTGTGTCATCACGAGAAACGGAAAGATTTCGTTTCCGAAGCGTATCTGCTTACTTTAGGGAAGTTTATTAATATGTTTGCGGTTCTGGATGAACTGAAGAATATGAAATCTAGCGTAAAGAATGATTATTCTACGTACAGGAG AGCTGCTCAGTTTCTCAAAGTAATGTCTGACTCTCAGACATTGCAGGAATCACAGAACCTATCAATGTTTCTAGCCACGCAAAATAAAATTCGCGACACAGTGAAggaaaatttggagaaaattGCGGGATACGAAGAACTACTCGCAGATGTTGTGAACATATGTGTCCATATGTTCGAGACTAAAATGTACTTGACGCCAAATGAAAAGCATATGTTGGTAAAGGTCATGGGATTCGGCTTATTCTTGATGGACAGCGAGCTGTGCAACATCAATAAATTAGATCAAAAGAAAAAGTTGAAATTGGATAGAATCGATaggatttttaagaatttggaGGTAGTCCCACTGTTCGGAGACATGCAAATTGCACCTTTTAATTACATCAAACGTTCTAAACACTTTGATGCATCACGATGGCCGTTATCTTCTTCGTCAAATAGTATAAGTCCGCAAGCAGACCTTATGGTGCATCTTCCACAAATTAGAGAAGATCATGTAAAATATATTAGCGAACTAGCAAG GTACAGTAACGAAGTAACTACGACATACAAAGAATGTGGCAGTGATGGAGAGAATCGGGATACCGCAGAATTAGCATTACGCGGATTGCAATTACTTTCCCAGTGGACAAGCGTAGTAACGGAACTTTACAGCTGGAAGCTTCTTCATCCTACCGACCATCATATGAATAAGGAGTGTCCACAGGAAGCCGAAGAATATGAAAGA GCCACGCGTTACAACTACACGGATGAAGAGAAATTTGCTCTGATGGAAGTCATTGCGATGATTAAGGGACTACAAGTACTAATGGCACGTATGGAAACTGTTTTCATCGATGCGATACGTAGAAATATATACGCAGAATTGCAAGATTTCGTGCAACTCACGTTGCGAGAACCATTGCGTAAggcgattaaaaataaaaaagacctTATTAGGAG CATAATTGTGTCTGTAAGAGAAACATGTGCGGACTGGCATTTTGGAGTGGAGCCATTAGGGGATCCAGCTTTAAAAGGAAAGAAGGACCCCGATAATGGATTTGGTATCAAGGTACCACGAAGAAATGTTG GGCCTTCTTCAACGCAGCTTTACATGGTTCGTACTATGCTGGAATCACTAATCGCTGATAAGAGTGGTGGAAAGCGAACTCTGAGAAAAGATATCGATGGCCAGTACCTTGTACAAATTGATCAGTTTCATAAAACTAGCTTTTATtggagttacctcttaaattttAGTG AATCGCTCCAAGACTGCTGCGATTTATCCCAATTATGGTACAGAGAATTTTATCTAGAAATGACCATGGGTCGGAAGATACAG AAATGCCAAGTACGTCACCAGCATAATGAAGAGTGCAGCGACTTGATCACCATGGAGAAGCGTATCCAG TTTCCCATTGAGATGTCTATGCCATGGATATTGACTGACCACATACTGCGAAGCAAAGAACCATCAATGATGGA GTATGTTTTGTACCCGCTTGATTTGTACAACGATAGTGCATTGTATGCTCTGACAATATTTCGTAAACAATTCCTTTACGACGAAGTAGAAGCCGAAGTAAATTTATGCTTCGATCAGTTTGTTTATAAACTAAGCGAACAGATATTTGCTCATTACAAGCAACTGGCTGCGAGTATACTCCTAGATAAAAGATTTCGAGTAGAATGCGTTGCTCTAGGAGCATACTTGCTTCCGTATCCCCGTGCTAATAGATACGAAACATTACTGAAACAAAGGCATGTTCAGCTATTGGGAAGGAGCATCGATTTGAACAGGTTGATCACGCAGCGTATTAACGCAGACATGCAAAAGTCATTGGATTTAGCAATTAGTAAATTTGAATCTGGTGATATTACAGGCGTTGTG GAATTGGAAGGGCTTCTGCAAGTCAATCGACTTACTCATAAGCTTTTAAGTAAATGGCTTGCACTGGACGAATACGATGCAATGTTCAGAGAAGCAAATCATAACGTCCTGGCTCCGTATGGAAGAATCACCCTGCATGTGTTTTGGGAACTGAATTATGACTTTTTACCTAATTATTGTTATAATGCTGCAACAAATAG GTTCGTCAAATGTCGTGGCCTGCAATTTGTGCAGCCTGTGCACAGAGACAAGCCTCTACAAATGTCCCATCACTACCTTTGGGGAAgtaaacaattaaatttagCCTACAGCACGCAATATGGTCAATATTCAGGGTTTGTTGGTCCACAACACTTCCGCACGATGTGCAAGCTTCTTGGATATCAAGGTATCGCAGTGGTGATGGAAGAGCTCTTAAAAATTGTCAAGTCCTTGATTCAAGGAAGCTTACACCAATTCACTAAGACCTTAATGGAGGCCATGCCAAAAGTTTGCAAGCTCCCGCGATACGACTACGGATCCCCAGGAGTTCTGGGGTACTACCACGCCCAGTTAAACGACATCGTGCAATATCCCGATGCCAAAACCGAGCTCTTCCACAATTTTCGCGAGTTCGGTAACACAATATTATTCTGTCTCTTAATGGAGCAAGCATTGTCGCAAGAAGAAGTTTGCGACTTATTGCACGCGGCACCGTTCCAAAATATACTGCCTAGACCTTACTGCAAAG AGGGCGAGAAACCGGAAACCAAGCAGAAACGATTGGAAGCTAAATATGCAGCGTTACAAATTGTTCCGAATGTAGATAAATTGGGCACAGCGAAG CAAGCAATGATTGCCAGAGAGGGGGATTTATTAACACGAGAACGACTTTGTTGCGGTTTATCGATATTCGAAGTGGTACTCAGTAGATTGCGTAGTTTCTTAGATGACCCCATTTGGGTTGGGCCCCCTCCAGCAAACGGAGTAATGAATATTGACGAATGCACAGAATTCCATAGATTATGGAGTGCATTGCAATTTGTCTACTGTATCCCTGTTGGAGATACAGAATTCACTGTGGA AGAATTATTTGGCGAGGGCTTGCACTGGGCTGGATGCACTATGATAGTATTACTTGGTCAGCAGAGGAGATTTGAGGCTCTCGATTTCTGTTATCACATTCTAAGAGTACAACGCGTCGATGGTAAAGACGAGAATGTTAAAGGAATC CACTTGAAAAGAATGGTGGATAGAATTAGAAGATTCCAAGTATTAAATTCGCAAATCTTTGCTGTATTAAATAAGTATTTGAAGAGCGGGGATAGCGATGCAACAAGCGTCGAGCACGTTCGATGCTTCCCACCTCCGATTCATCCGTCGCTTGCTCATGCACAGCAGCAGCATTATCACACGCCGGAATATTTACGACAAATGAATCACCAGTAA
- the LOC143366580 gene encoding WD repeat-containing protein 55 homolog, with the protein MHLNMEKLIDSFADDDHESDDSSDSDDSDDSMQVCTDDNDSLSSSDASDSEDESKKDSGFNNNQAPVHASSSAGPVTLNADEEEDEVVKAIIRSKDACTNHPPPITTEDHIVDICFHPNKDIIAVANIVGDVYLYKFSNTETELVSTLELHLKACRDIEFNESGTTLFSTAKDLSVMLTDVETEKLMRLYENAHEEPIYTMTVIGENLFATGDDNGVVKLWDLRQKQSTPIFSLKKMEDYVSSIITNREAKYLVCASGDGSLTTFNIPGKKLHVQSEEYEEELTCLGLFKNETKVLATTSKGKMYVYNWGEFGLHSDEFPSVTKKAINCMVPITENVVITGGEDGILRATSLFPHHNLGVVGQHSLSIEALDVNCDGTLIASSSHNNDIKFWNVQYFETLNVVERVKGGKQKQLKHNLPSSKIDNASNFFSDL; encoded by the exons ATGCATTTAAATATGGAGAAGTTAATAG ATAGCTTTGCCGATGACGATCATGAAAGCGATGATAGTTCTGACAGCGATGACAGTGACGATAGCATGCAAGTATGCACGGATGATAATGATTCTCTAAGTAGCAGCGATGCATCCGATTCAGAAGATGAGAGTAAAAAAGATTCTGGTTTCAATAACAATCAGGCTCCTGTCCATGCGA GTAGTAGCGCAGGACCAGTTACACTGAACGCGGATGAGGAGGAAGACGAAGTTGTAAAAGCAATAATTAGATCAAAGGATGCGTGCACAAACCATCCTCCGCCTATTACTACAGAGGATCATATAGTGGACATATGTTTCCACCCTAATAAGGACATTATTGCCGTGGCTAACATAGTAGGAGATGTCTACTT GTACAAATTTAGTAACACAGAAACCGAACTTGTGTCAACTTTAGAATTACACCTCAAGGCGTGCCGTGACATAGAGTTTAATGAAAGCGGGACAACCTTGTTTTCTACCGCCAAGGATTTATCTGTAATGCTTACCGACGTAGAAACTGAAAAGTTAATGAGATTGTATGAGAACGCACACGA AGAACCAATTTACACGATGACTGTGATCGGAGAAAATTTATTTGCGACAGGAGACGACAATGGCGTAGTAAAAC TGTGGGATCTTAGACAAAAACAaagtacacctatattttcattaaagaaGATGGAAGATTATGTGAGCTCTATTATAACGAATAGAGAAGCAAAGTATTTGGTATGTGCCAGTGGAGACGGATCCCTTACTACGTTCAATATACCCGGAAAGAAATTACATGTTCAGTCGGAAGAGTATGAAGAGGAGTTAACATGCCTTGGTCTgtttaaaaatgaaacaaaagttTTGGCAACTACTAGCAAAGGAAAAATGTATGTGTACAATTGGGGAGAATTTGGTCTTCACTCCGATGAGTTTCCAAGTGTAACTAAGAAGGCTATAAACTGTATGGTCCCAATCACTGAGAATGTTGTGATAACAGGAGGAGAAGATGGAATACTTAG AGCCACAAGCTTATTTCCTCATCACAATCTTGGAGTAGTAGGGCAGCATAGCTTGTCCATCGAAGCACTCGATGTCAACTGCGATGGCACTTTAATTGCATCTTCCTCGCATAACAACGATATCAAATTTTGGAATGTACAGTATTTTGAAACTCTAAATGTTGTTGAGCGTGTCAAGGGCGGGAAACAGAAGCAATTGAAACACAATCTTCCAAGTAGTAAAATTGATAACGCGTCGAACTTTTTTTCGGACCTGTAA
- the LOC143366705 gene encoding E3 ubiquitin-protein ligase TRIM33, translating into METRTNELLTTGPLATVKEEPMDQTGAKQDAQQSQVQGVCIEEECEQRIECTTEGQEHETRALLSKCVFCGKTFTSGDDPKLLECLHAACSACVNTKLTDPNTSVDVDVLLESNVVACQICNVTTQADNLIENRFLSKLMEEDSNPGTDDESKETEEEKKCTSCHDNATATSWCIECEEYICQNCVMAHQRLKITKDHTIKPKDEVANDRDNVKKDNKKIPGYLFCTIHSHEQLSLFCQTCDKLTCRDCQLSEHRDHKYKFIHEIAAETRASVSTLLKEVSYKRVLLKSAMKVIEDRQVLILEKKKNLVQDITQMVVQLTNAINTRGKQLVMRLNEVCDQKQNTLNEKKVALDQLSKLTDHCIQFVSHALKKGSDMELLYSKKSVTSHLQRIKSRRADIPNPEIPVRIHLSLEKVPDLIKVVSSIGAIVVDGRVYPSISPLGGINAPSMSYNESPPEQKQVNPSVVQMDGSPLAAQLPPATQQSNNMQQNSYQQVPLHLTPQQQQHQHQQHQQQQQQAQSQNYMQHYPMNNLPPRSSPQAHQSRVPYGVNFNNRLQQPMMMQQRPLGSCHQQVTSSTHPHQQVHIDQLGQNTSLRGLLAHNPPPYRPSTNHVPYRVPPSYRYPSSNSQRPVPPHAYQPTNTSMVPGMRLQQCNPASPSAQHLNYPVQQPAAARWHIPQNVNPCLPYYPSRHQATPPMPVPINDTYKITLKNQQSNANQKYNTQASTATDNPPQSQGAVSVGHTVSSSVPKTPSPVPPGKSDETEKSLDKFCQKSLNDLMLTIAKLDSNGIVVIPEAQRNQLDSAQVDSSTDEGMNPMAENSSDNAKSAAASMTKDDPNEDWCAVCMDGGDAVLCCDKCPKVFHLYCHIPSLKSFPDESETWQCMLCTNVLDCSDDASGEKRPNTISTKELRIAQRIVLELYCQYEQSLPFREVVSSEIVDYHRIIKKPIALDVIRDKLKPDHPNHYADLRQVMADIRLMFKNAFTYNPVESQVYQEARNLEEFFEKLLLKWAPNYAYDDPFLSADKDEDEEVFPPNRKYRRIVTD; encoded by the exons ATGGAGACTCGGACGAACGAGCTATTAACAACGGGCCCATTGGCAACGGTTAAGGAAGAGCCAATGGATCAGACTGGCGCGAAGCAAGACGCGCAACAATCTCAAGTGCAGGGCGTTTGCATCGAGGAAGAGTGCGAGCAACGTATCGAGTGCACGACCGAGGGTCAGGAGCACGAAACGCGTGCCCTTTTATCGAAATGTGTGTTCTGTGGAAAGACATTTACCTCCGGTGACGATCCGAAACTTCTCGAGTGTTTACATGCAGCATGCTCCGCATGTGTCAACACTAAGCTCACCGATCCCAATACTTCGGTCGACGTGGACGTTTTGT TGGAAAGCAATGTAGTTGCTTGCCAAATCTGCAATGTCACCACCCAAGCGGATAATTTAATCGAAAACAGATTCCTTTCGAAGCTCATGGAGGAGGATAGTAATCCGGGTACAGACGACGAGTCTAAAGAAacagaagaagagaaaaaatgtACCAGTTGCCACGACAATGCTACCGCTACGAGTTGGTGTATAGAATGCGAAGAATACATTTGTCAGAACTGTGTTATG GCACATCAAAGACTAAAAATAACAAAGGATCATACGATTAAACCAAAGGACGAAGTTGCCAATGACAGGGATAATGTTAAAAAGGACAACAAAAAGATACCCGGCTATTTATTTTGTACAATTCATTCTCACGAGCAACTGTCTTTATTTTGTCAAACATGTGATAAACTTACTTGTAGGGATTGTCAGCTAAGCGAGCACAGAGACCACAAGTACAAATTTATTCATGAAATTGCTGCAGAAACGCGCGCGTCTGTGTCAACCTTACTCAAAGAAGTCAG TTATAAACGAGTTCTGCTGAAAAGTGCAATGAAAGTTATAGAAGATAGACAAGTTCTTATtttagaaaagaagaagaacttGGTGCAGGATATTACGCAAATGGTGGTGCA ATTAACGAACGCAATTAATACACGAGGAAAGCAATTAGTAATGCGCTTGAACGAAGTATGCGATCAAAAGCAAAACACGCTGAACGAGAAGAAAGTTGCGCTAGATCAATTGTCAAAGCTTACGGACCATTGTATTCAGTTCGTGAGTCACGCCTTGAAAAAGGGTTCGGACATGGAATTACTCTATAGTAAAAA ATCCGTTACGAGTCATTTGCAAAGGATAAAAAGCAGACGAGCTGACATTCCTAATCCAGAAATACCTGTTAGAATACATTTGTCTTTGGAAAAAGTACCAGACTTGATAAAAg TGGTCTCATCGATCGGAGCAATAGTCGTGGATGGTAGAGTATATCCATCGATATCTCCATTAGGTGGAATAAATGCACCGTCTATGTCGTATAATGAATCTCCGCCGGAGCAAAAGCAAGTGAATCCATCGGTTGTTCAGATGGATGGTTCTCCTCTAGCTGCACAGTTACCACCTGCTACGCAGCAATCGAACAATATGCAACAGAATTCCTATCAACAAGTGCCTCTTCATTTAACACCTCAGCAACAGCAGCACCAGCACCAACAGcaccagcaacagcagcagcaagcaCAGTCGCAAAATTACATGCAACATTATCCTATGAATAATCTGCCACCTCGGTCGTCGCCACAGGCACATCAGTCGCGCGTGCCGTATGGAGTGAACTTTAATAACAGATTACAACAGCCGATGATGATGCAGCAACGCCCATTAGGGAGTTGTCATCAGCAAGTAACGTCGTCCACGCATCCTCATCAGCAAGTTCACATAGATCAACTAGGGCAAAATACAAGTTTGCGCGGGCTTCTCGCGCACAATCCTCCTCCCTACCGACCTTCCACGAATCACGTCCCGTACCGAGTGCCACCGAGTTACAGGTACCCTTCGAGTAACTCGCAACGCCCAGTGCCTCCACACGCCTATCAGCCGACAAATACGTCCATGGTGCCTGGTATGAGGCTCCAGCAATGCAACCCAGCATCCCCGTCCGCGCAGCATTTAAATTACCCCGTTCAACAACCCGCTGCAGCTCGCTGGCACATACCGCAGAACGTTAATCCCTGTCTTCCTTATTACCCCTCCCGCCATCAAGCCACGCCGCCCATGCCAGTTCCTATAAACGATACTTACAAAATAACGTTAAAGAATCAACAATCAAATGCCAATCAAAAATATAATACACAAGCGAGCACTGCCACCGATAATCCGCCGCAGTCGCAAGGTGCAGTCTCTGTTGGCCATACAGTCAGCTCGTCGGTACCCAAGACGCCCAGCCCCGTGCCGCCGGGGAAATCCGACGAGACCGAGAAGAGTTTGGACAAGTTCTGTCAGAAATCGTTGAATGACTTGATGCTCACTATCGCGAAACTAGATAGCAATGGGATCGTGGTAATACCGGAAGCCCAACGAAATCAATTGGATTCTGCTCAAGTAGATAGTTCCACCGATGAGGGAATGAACCCGATGGCTGAGAATTCGTCAG ATAATGCAAAAAGTGCCGCAGCGTCCATGACAAAGGACGATCCGAACGAAGATTGGTGCGCCGTATGCATGGATGGAGGAGACGCAGTGCTATGTTGTGATAAATGTCCAAAAGTCTTCCACTTGTATTGTCATATTCCTAGTTTAAAATCGTTCCCCGA TGAAAGCGAAACTTGGCAGTGCATGCTATGTACGAATGTACTCGATTGTTCGGACGATGCGTCCGGAGAGAAAAGGCCAAACACGATAAGCACGAAAGAGTTGCGAATCGCGCAGAGAATCGTGCTGGAACTTTATTGCCAGTACGAGCAAAGTTTACCCTTCCGCGAAGTTGTTTCTAGCGAA ATAGTTGACTATCACCGTATTATAAAAAAACCAATTGCGTTGGACGTAATTAGAGACAAATTAAAACCTGACCATCCGAATCATTACGCAGACTTGAGACAAGTTATGGCAGACATCAGACTAATGTTCAAGAATGCATTTACGTACAACCCT GTCGAGTCGCAAGTATATCAGGAGGCTCGAAATTTAGAAGAATTCTTCGAGAAATTATTACTGAAATGGGCGCCGAATTATGCTTACGATGATCCTTTCCTTTCAGCCGATaaagacgaagacgaggaagtgTTTCCTCCTAATAGAAAATACCGACGTATAGTTACTGACTAA